The proteins below come from a single Bacillus sp. SM2101 genomic window:
- the yycF gene encoding response regulator YycF — protein sequence MKNKVLVVDDEKPIADILKFNLEKEGYEVTCAYDGVEALNQVEEVKPSIILLDIMLPLKDGMEVCREVRKKYDMPIIMLTAKDTEIDKVLGLELGADDYVTKPFSTRELLARVKANLRRHQLIPEEDTSQDDNNYLSIGPLVIQPDAYVVSKRGETIELTHREFELLHYLAKHLGQVMTREHLLQTVWGYDYFGDVRTVDVTVRRLREKIEDNPSDPTWIVTRRGVGYYLRNPEQE from the coding sequence ATGAAAAATAAAGTTCTTGTAGTAGACGATGAAAAACCAATTGCTGATATTTTAAAATTCAACCTAGAAAAAGAAGGTTACGAAGTTACATGTGCTTACGATGGAGTAGAAGCACTTAATCAAGTTGAAGAGGTAAAACCGAGTATTATATTACTCGATATTATGCTCCCACTAAAAGATGGAATGGAAGTTTGCCGAGAAGTAAGGAAAAAATATGATATGCCAATTATCATGCTAACAGCAAAGGACACAGAAATTGATAAAGTTCTTGGTTTAGAATTAGGAGCGGATGATTATGTAACAAAACCGTTCAGTACTAGAGAGTTGCTTGCACGTGTAAAAGCTAATTTAAGAAGGCATCAACTCATACCAGAAGAAGATACATCACAAGATGACAATAATTACTTATCAATTGGACCACTAGTCATCCAACCGGATGCTTATGTTGTTTCAAAACGTGGTGAAACGATAGAGCTGACTCACCGCGAGTTCGAGTTATTACATTATTTAGCAAAACACCTAGGTCAAGTAATGACAAGAGAGCATTTGCTTCAAACAGTGTGGGGTTACGATTATTTTGGCGATGTTCGTACAGTTGATGTCACAGTTCGACGACTCCGTGAAAAAATTGAAGATAACCCTAGCGATCCAACTTGGATTGTTACTAGAAGGGGTGTTGGATACTACTTACGAAATCCAGAGCAGGAGTAA